The Neovison vison isolate M4711 chromosome 5, ASM_NN_V1, whole genome shotgun sequence genome includes a region encoding these proteins:
- the TMEM98 gene encoding transmembrane protein 98, translated as METVVIVAIGVLATIFLASFAALVVVCRQRYCRPRDLLQRYDSKPIVDLIGAMETQSEPSELELDDVVITNPHIEAILENEDWIEDASGLMSHCIAILKICHTLTEKLVAMTMGSGAKMKTSASVSDIIVVAKRISPRVDDVVRSMYPPLDPKLLEARTTALLLSVSHLVLVTRNACHLTGGLDWIDQSLSAAEEHLEVLREAALASETDKGLPAPEGFLQEQSAI; from the exons ATGGAGACTGTGGTGATTGTCGCCATAGGTGTGCTGGCCACCATCTTCCTGGCCTCGTTTGCAGCGTTGGTGGTGGTTTGTAGGCAGCGGTATTGCCGGCCTCGGGATCTGCTGCAGCGCTATGATTCCAA GCCCATTGTGGACCTCATCGGTGCCATGGAGACACAGTCGGAGCCCTCGGAGCTAGAGCTAGACGATGTGGTCATTACCAACCCTCACATCGAGGCCATTCTGGAGAACGAAGACTGGATTGAAGATGCCTC GGGTCTCATGTCCCACTGCATTGCCATCTTGAAG ATTTGTCACACTCTGACAGAAAAACTTGTTGCCATGACAATGGGCTCCGGGGCCAAGATGAAGACCTCAGCCAGTGTCAGTGATATCATCGTGGTGGCCAAGCGGATCAGCCCCAG AGTGGACGATGTGGTGAGATCGATGTACCCTCCGCTGGACCCCAAGCTCCTGGAGGCACG GACAACTGCCCTGCTCCTGTCCGTCAGCCATCTGGTGCTGGTGACCAGGAATGCCTGCCACCTGACCGGGGGCCTGGATTGGATTGACCAGTCCTTGTCAGCCGCTGAGGAGCACTTGGAAGTCCTTCGAGAAGCAGCCCTGGCTTCTGAGACAGATAAAGGCCTCCCAGCCCCTGAAGGTTTCCTGCAGGAACAGTCGGCCATTTAG